AACAATAATCATGCTGAAAACAAGACATCTTGGCCTTGGCGCCGTGCTGGCGCTCGGCGTTCTGGCAACCGCAGCGTTCGCGCAGGAAAAGCCTGTCGCGGGTGAGGTCAAGGAAGGCTCGCTCAAGGGCAAGACGCTGACGCTCGTCTCCTATGGCGGCATCTACCAGGACGGCCAGGCCGCCGCGCTGAAAGAGTTCGTCGAGAAATCCGGCGTCACACTGCTCAATGACGGGCCGACCGAGATCGCCAAGCTGCAGGCGCAGGTCGAATCCGGCAACGTCACCTGGGACGTCGTCGACACCGCCGACCTGCCGCCCTACGTCTATTGCGGCAAGCTGTTCCAGAAGCTCGATTTCAGCAAGCTCGACGTCTCAAAGGTTCCGGAGGGCCAGGTCGGCGAATGCTCGGTGCCGGCCATGAACTACGGCGTCGTACTGATGTACAACAAGGAGAAGTATGGGGATAACCCGCCCAAGAGCTGGGCCGATTTCTTCGACACGGCAAAATTCCCGGGCGTGCGCGCGCTGGATGGTTCGGGCGATCCGACCGGTGGCCTGCTGGAGCAGGCGCTGAAGGCGTCGGGCGGCGATCCGAAGGCGATGACGGTGGCCGACATCGACAAGTCCATCGACGTGATCCGCAAGCTCGGCCCCGACACGATCTACTGGAAGACCGGCGCTGAATCGCAGCAACTCGCCGAGTCCGGCGAGGCCGACATGCTGATGATGTGGACGGGCCGTGCCATGACGGCGGTGAAGAACGGCGCCAAATATGCGCCGGCCTGGCAGGACTGGCTGGTGGTGATGGACCAGATGACCATTCCGGTCGGCGTCAAGGATACGGATGCGGCTTATGCGCTGCTCAATGCCTATCTCGGCAAGGGGGCGCAGGAGATCCTGGCGCAGCAGACCTCCTATACGCCGATCAACAATGACGCGCAGCCCAAGGTCGATGCGTCGGTCGCCGCCTTCCTGACCAACACGCCCGAGCGCCAGAAGCAGGGTTACAAGCAGAACATCAAGTTCTGGGTCGAGAACTTCCCGGTGGCGCAGGAGAAGTGGTCGGCGCTGATGGCCGGCAACTGAACAGCCAAGTGAGAGCCAGGCCGTGAGCGCGTCCGAACTCATCGCCCAACCCGCCGCCCATGCGCGGTCGGGTCGGGCATGGCGGCCGTTCGCGCTCACGGCGCCGGCGCTCATCCTGCTCGTCGCGGTGATCGGCTACCCGCTGCTCACCATCGTGCTGCGCAGCCTGTCGGAACCTGAATGGGGCCTGCAGAACTATGCCTGGTTCTTCGGCGCGCCGGTCAACCTGACAGTGCTGCAGCGGACCTTTGTCATTTCGGCCTGGGTGACGCTGGTCTGCGTCATCGCGGCCTATCCCTATGCCTATCTGATGACGGCGGTCGGGCCGCGCGTCCGGCTGGTGCTGGTGCTTTGCGTGCTGATCCCGTTCTGGGTGAGTGGTGTGGTGCGAACGCTGTCCTGGGTGATCCTGCTGCAGGATTCGGGCGTCATCAATTCGCTGCTGCGCTCGGTCGGGTTCGGCGCGGTCAAGCTGATCCGCACCCAGACCGGCGTGGTCATCGGCATGGCGCAGGTGCTGTTGCCGTTCATGATCCTGCCGCTCTATTCCGTGATGCAAGGCATCGACCTCAGGCTGATGCGTGCGGCGCAAAGCCTCGGTGCGCGGCCGTCGCGCGCGTTCTTCACCGTCTATCTGCCGCTGTCGCTGCCCGGCGTCTATGCCGGCGCGGTCATCGTCTTCATCCTGTCGCTCGGCTTCTACATCACGCCGGCTTTGCTCGGCGGCCCGCGCTCGACCATGCTGTCGACGCTGGTGCAGACGCAGGTGCTGAGCCTGCTGCAATGGGGCAGGGGCGGCGCCATGGGCGTCGTTCTGCTGGTCACCACCTTCGTGCTGCTGGCGCTGGCAGCACCCGTGATGCGGTCCAGGCATCGGGAAGCGGGGCGGCGCTGATGGAGATGAAGCCGCTCACCCGCGTTCTTCTCGGGCTCGTCTGCCTGCTGGTGGCGATATGGCTGGTGGCGCCGACGCTGGTCGTGGTGCCGATGTCATTCAACGAAAACAAATCGCTGGCCTTTCCGCCGCAAGGCTTTTCCTGGCAGTGGTACCAGAATTTCGCCACCAATCCGGACTGGTCGAACAGCTTCCTGAATTCGCTGAAGGTCGCCTCGATCGTTGCCGTCCTGGCAACGGTGCTCGGCACGCTTGCCGCCTTCGGCCTCGACCGCATGAAGGCGCGGCCGGCGAACCTTTTGCGTATGCTGATGCTGACGCCGATGGTGGTGCCGGGCGTGGTGCTGGCGATCGGCATCTATGCCGTCTATCTCGACACGCAGCTCGTCGGGACGCTGCTCGGCTTCGTGCTGGCCCACACCATCCTTGCGCTGCCCTTCGTGCTGATCGCGGTCTCGGCCAGTCTCGAAGTGTTCGACCGCCGGCTGGAGATAGCCGCCGCGAGCCTGGGCGCCGGCGCACTGACCACGTTTCGCACGGTGACGCTGCCGCTGATCGCGCCGGGCGTGCTCTCCGGCCTGCTGTTCGCCTTCGCCACCTCGTTCGACGAGATTGTCGTGTCGCTGTTCATCACGAACCCCTATCTCAAGACATTGCCGGTGCAGATTTTTGCCTCGATCACGCGCGACGCCGATCCGACGGTGGCGGCTGTCGGCACGATCCTGCTTTTCGCGACCACGATCCTGATCGGCGGCGGCATGCTCCTTCTTGGCCGCGAGCGGAAAGGACGCCGATGAATCCGAAGCCGACAAGCAAGGGCGCGGCGATCGATCTCGAAGCGATCAGCAAGGCCTATGGCGGCTTCAAGGCGCTGGACGGCGTGTCGCTGCGCATCGAGCCCGGCGAGTTCATGACGCTGCTCGGCCCCAGCGGCTCGGGCAAGACGACGACGCTCAACGTGATTGCCGGTTTCACCGATGTCACCAGCGGCAAGCTTCTGGTCGGGGAAAAAAGCGTCGTCGGCGTGCCGGCGCACAAGCGCAACATCGGCGTCGTCTTCCAGCATTACGCGCTGTTCCCGCATATGAGCGTCGGCCGCAACGTCGCCTATCCGCTGACGCTGCGCGGCGTCGACCAGGCGACGCGACAGACACGCGTGGCAAGGGCGCTCGACATGGTCAAGATGGGCGATTTCGCGCATCGCTATCCCAGCGAATTGTCGGGCGGCCAGCAGCAGCGCGTGGCGTTGGCACGCGCCATCGTCTTCGACCCGCCGCTGCTCCTGATGGACGAGCCGCTCGGCGCGCTCGACAAGAAGCTGCGCGAATGGCTGCAGCTCGAGATCAAGCGCATCCATCGCGAGCTCGGCACCACCTTCGTCTATGTCACGCATGACCAGGAAGAGGCGCTGGTGCTGTCGGACCGCATTGCTGTGTTCAACCGCGGGCGCATCGAACAGGTCGGCACCGGCCGCCAGCTCTATGACGAACCGGCAACGCTGTTCGTCGGCCGCTTCATCGGCGATTCCACCGTGCTGCGCGGCAAGGCGCGCAGCGATGGCAACAGCACCGCGCTGAGCATCGCCGGCGAGACGGTGACGGTACCGCGTAAGCTGTCGGGGGAAGCCAGTCCGGTGATGCTGCTGCGTCCCGAAAAGCTCGCGATCCGAAGAGCCGGCCAAAGTGCTGCCAATGGCGCCAACCGCCTGTCGGGGACGATCGCGGAAGCCATCTATCTCGGCTCGGAATCGAAATACGAAGTTAAGCTCGCCGACGGCTCGGCCGCGATCGTGCGCTCACCGCTGACCGGCGAGAGTTTTGGCCTCGGCGACAAGGTCGAGCTCTGCTTCGACGGCAGCGACGCCAAGCTGCTGGCGGACGACGCAAGCGCCGACACCACACTCACCTGATTCCATCTGGCCTGATCCCATCTGGCCTGATCTCATCTGAAAGTCATTCCATGCAAGCCAAGCGCAACGGCGACATATCGTTCTGGTATGCGGATCTGGGGGCGGTTCCCGTTCCGCGCCCGCCCTTGCCTGGAAACATCGAGGCCGATGTCGCCATTGTCGGCGCCGGCTATACCGGCCTGTGGACCGCCTACTATCTGAAAAAGGCGAAGCCATCGCTGCGCGTCGTGATCGTCGAGCGCGAATTTGCCGGCTTCGGCGCTTCGGGGCGCAATGGCGGCTGGCTGTCGGGCGGCTTCAGCTGGTCGCGCGAAAAATATCTCAAGACATCGAGCCGCCAAGGCGTGATGGCGATGGAGGCGGCGATGGCAGGCTGCGTTGATGAAGTGATCCGGGTCGCGACCGAGGAAGGCATCGACGCCGACATTCGCCGCGTCGACAATCTGACGGTGGCCACCAACGCAGCGCAGTTGGAGCGCGTGTGCGAAGAATGCGAGACGATCCGTTCCTGGGATGTCGACCCGAACCGCGTCGAGATGCTGGACGCCGCCTCAACGCGCACGCGCATCAACATCCGTAACGTCATGGGCGGCTTCGTCGTCCATGGCCAGGCGCGGGTGCAGCCGGCCAAGCTGGTGCGTGGGCTTGCCGATGCCGTCGAGCGGCTGGGCGTGCCGATCTATGAGAAGACGACGGTGACAAGCATCGCCAAGGGCAGCGTGACGACAGACCGCGGTACGGTGCAGGCGGAGACGATCATCCGCGCGACCGAGGGTTTTACATCAGGCATCCCCGGCGAGGAGCGGACCTGGCTAGCGCTCAACAGCGCGCAGATCGTGACTGAGCCGCTGCCGCCCGACCTGTGGCGCGACATCGGTTGGGAAGGGCACGAACTGCTCGGCAATGCGGCGCATGCCTATTGCTATGCCCAGCGCACGCGTGAGGGACGCATCACGATGGGCGGACGCGGCGTGCCTTATCGCTACGGCTCGCGCACCGACGTCAACGGCCAGACGCAGCAGGCCACGATCGACCAGCTGCACACGATCCTGACGACGCTCTTGCCGCAGACCAAGGGATGCCGCATCGATCACGCCTGGTGCGGCGTGCTCGGCGTGCCGCGCGACTGGTGCACCACGGTCGGCCTCGATCCCGCGACCCGCATCGGCTGGGCCGGCGGCTATGTCGGCCTCGGCGTGTCCAGCTCCAACCTTTCGGGGCGCACGCTGGCTGACCTTGTTCTCGGGGCAAACACCGAGCTGACGAAGCTGCCCTGGGTCAACCGCAAGGTCAGGCCATGGGAACCGGAGCCCTTCCGCTGGCTGGGCGTGCATTCGATGTACCAGCTTTATCGCATTGCCGATGGCCGCGAGGCGGCAGGGCTTGCGCGCACCTCGAAGCTGGCCGCGTTGGCCGACAGCATCACCGGCCACTAAAGCCATTTGTTCTCACGCAATTCCGGGGCAGACACCTTTCCTGGAATTGCTCTTATCCATGGAGCTAGACTTGATCGATCTTTCGACCTTCCACGATCTCGCCACGGCCGAGATCGGCGCGTTCTCTCCTAAGCCAACCTCGATTGAAGGGGATCAGGTCGAGGCCGTGCGCTCGTTCTTTCAATCGCCGGACGGGACCGTCGACATCGGCATCTGGGAATGCACGCCCGGCCGCTTCACCGCCGACCGTTCGGACTCGTCGGAGATCTGCCACATCATTTCGGGGCGCGTGGAACTGAGCCGCATCGGTGGCGAGGTGCGGGAACTCGGTCCGGGCGATCTCCTCGTCCTGCCGCAGGGCTGGAAGGGCGAGTGGCTGATACGCGAGACCACGCGCAAGCTCTACATGATCCAGAGCGCCGGCTGACCGGCGCTACGGCTATGGCGAGCTCAGTGATCGATCGGCCCCTTCGGCGAGACCAGCGCGGTGCCGGCGGTCGTCGGGCGCTCGATCAGGCGGCGCACGCGCGGCGGTTCGTCGCCGCTGTGCAGCGCCCGCACCCGCTCGCCGACGACGGCGTCGGCATGGGTGGCGCGCCGGTTGTGGCGGATGTATTCCAGCCAGGTCGGCGTGTGGTAGTGTTCGATCCAGACTGCGGGATTTTCTAGGTCCCGAGCCAGCGTCCAGTTGCGGGCGCCGTCGCGGCGGCGGATGCGCCCGCGCTCGGCCATGGTGGCGAGGAATTCGGGCACATCTTCGTCGCGGATAATGTACTCTATCATGATGGCGATGGGGCCGCTGCGCGGCTTCAGGTCGAGGCCGAGATGCGGCTCCTTGAAGCGGTTGAGCGGGTCGAGGTTGAGAGTCGTCTGCTGCGGCAGCGGCAGGAACAGGCCGATGGCGCCGCCAACAAGCATCGCGATGGCCGCCGCAATCAGCGCGGCTTCGGCGCCATGCGCATCGGCAACGACGCCCCAGATCCAGCTGCCCAGCGCAATGCCGCCGAAGGTCGCCGTCTGGTAGACCGACAGCACCCGGCCGACGACCCAGCGCGGCGTCGACATCTGCACCGTGACGTTGAAATGCGACAGCGCGATCACCCAGCAGGCGCCGCCGATGAGCAAACCCGCCGCAGTCTGCCAGGCATTGAGGCTGATGGCGGCGTTGAAGGAGCAGACGGCAAAGCCGGCGAAGGCCATCCGCACCATCGTCTCGCTGGATAGCAATTGTCTGAGACGCACGCTGATCAGCGCGCCGCCGACGGCGCCGATGCCGAAGGCGCCGAGCATGATGCCGTAGGTCAAGGCATCGCCCTTGACGACGTCGCGCGCCACCAGCGGCAGCAGCGCCAAAACCGCGCCGGCGCTGAAGCCGAAGGCGGAGCCCCTGACCAGCACCTTGCCGATGTTGGGCGACATGGCGACATAGCGCAGGCCGGCGCCCATGGCGGCGCCCAGCGTCTCGCGCGGTAGCGTCGAGACCGGCAGCTCCGGCTTCCAGCGGAATAGCACGATGATGAGACCTATATAGCTCAGCGCATTGGCGGCGAACGCAGCAGCCGCACCAGCGGCGGCAACGATGATGCCGCCGATCGCCGGGCCGACGCTGCGTGTCAGGTTGAAGCCCAGCGAATTCAGCGCAACCGCGGCCGGCAGCTTGTTGCGCGGCACCATGTCGCCGACCGATGCCTGCCAGGACGGGTTGTTGAGCGCCGTGCCGCTGTCGATCAGGAAGGTGAAGGCAAGCAGCGTCCACGGCGTCATCCAGCCGTTCCAGGTGAACAGCGTTAGAAGTGCAGAGACGACCAGCATGAAGATTTGGGCGATCAGCATCACCTTGCGCCGGTTGAAGCTGTCGGCGATGGCGCCGGCGACGAGTGCAAACAGCATGATCGGCAGAGTGGCCGAGGCCTGGACCAGCGCCACCTGATAGGGCGACGTGGCGATGGTGGTCATCATCCAGGCGGCGCCGACGCCCTGGATCAGGCCACCGAAATTCGACACCAGGCTGGCCGACCAGACGGCGCGGAAGATGCCGTGCCGGAACGGCGCCAGCGCCGAGACGCGTTCGCTGTCCGACCCGTCATCGATCATTGGACCTGTCCCACCTTCACGTGCTGGTTTCGTCCGCCGGGACGACAATCATGGCATCCGTTTGAAATAGAGCACGACATCCAAAAGGGCGAACGCGTCTTCGAAAAAGATCATGGTCCAACAACAGGATAGCAAGGCGAAAATACGTCAGCCGGGAAGGGTCCGCTCCCAGAGCGATGTTCTCATTGGTCCACTGCGCGGGGGTGTCGGCCGTGCGCAAATTCAGCTTCTGTCCCGGGCAGCGGCATGCAAGGCTTCGGTCAGCGTGCTAGGCGTCTCGCCGCCGGCGTGAAGGCGCAGGAAAAGCTCCATGCCGACAAGCCGCAGCCTGGATGGTTGCTCGCGCCGCGCCAACTGGACCATGTCCTCTAAATTCGCGGCGGGCCATTTCAAGGCATCGCGCAGGAAACCGCCGCGTAGCAAAGTCTCCGTGCCGGCCGAAAATTGCGACGACATCTCGAAGCCGATCTTGCGCGCCTGGACGTTCTGGCGCGGAATATGCTTTTCAGCGACCTTTCGCAAAAGCCATTTTCCTGTTTTGTCGCGGTATTTCTGCCGCCTCGGCAAATGGATGGCGAAGTCGATCAGGCGGTTTTCCAGGAACGGGACCCGCAGTTCCACGGACGCCGCCATGCTCAGCCGGTCGTGCCGGTGCAGTATGTCCTGCAGATGCGAATAGAGGTCGTAGAGGCAACTACCGAGAAAGGCGCGATCCGCGGGCGGCATAACCGGCTCCAGGCGGTCGAAGATCTCGGTTTGCAGGAAATTCAGCTCCGGCGACAAAGCACGCAGGACCATGCTGCGATCCATTTGTGAGTGGCTTCCAGCCGAGACCTTGTAGGGGGCATGACGCTGCTGTTCGAATCTCCGGTCGAGCGAGCGCTTCGAGTGCACCAGGCGCCGGGGCCACGACCAGGAACGCCACTTCTTCATGCTCAAGGCCTGCAAGGGGTAGCCGCCAAACAATTCGTCTGCGCCTTCGCCGGTGAGCAGCACCTTGACGCCATCGGCCCGGCATCGTTCGGCAAGCGCCAGCAGTGCGACATGGCTGGAGTGCCAGCCATCGCTTTCGAGATGCCAGATTACCCTTGGCCAAAGTTCGAAAAACCGGTTCCTGTCGACCGGCACCCGGCGCAAGGGCACGCCGACATGGCGGCCGGTGCGTTCGGCGTCTTCGGCCTCGCTGTTGCCGAGCTGCGGGTCGACGACATAACCGTGGACTTCCGGCCTGAACCGCTTTGCCAGCGCCGTTATCAGCCCGGAATCGACACCGCTGCTGCAGGCGGTAGCAACGCTGGTATCGGCGATGCAGTGAAGCCCGACGCTGTCCTTGAGCAACGCCTCGAGCGTCGCCATGTGCTCAGCATCAGAGGATACGTCACCGGTAATGCGCGCGGTCTCCAGCACGTCCAGCACATGCCAGAAGCGGCGCTTCTCGATACCCTGGTCGGTGATCTTCCACAGGCCGGCGGGCGGCAGGCGCTCGATGCGGTCGAACAGGCTGTAGCTGGAATCGCGGCTCTGCCAGGCCAACCGCAAGGTCATCTCGCGGCTGTCGATGTCGCGCGGAAAACCGTCGCAGGCGAGGATCGCCTTGTCCTCCGAGGCGAACAGGATTCGCTCCGGCGTGTCGGCCACCGACATCGGCTTGATTCCAAGACGGTCACGCGCAAGCCACAGCGCACTGCTGCGAGCGTCGAAATAGGCGAAGGAAAACATCCCGTCGAACAGCGGCACGGCTTTTTCGGGACCCCAGTGATGCAAGGCTTCGAGAACCACTTCGGCATCGCAGATGGTTCGAAAGACGACGCCTTGCGCCTGCAGCGTTTCGCGCAGCGAGCGGTAATTGTAGACCTCGCCATTGTAGACGAGAGCGCCATCGCCGGAAGAAGTCAGCATCGGCTCACGGGCGGCGGGCGAGGGATCGATGATGGTAAGTCGGCGGTGACCGAGCGCCAGCCGATTGTTGTGCCAGCTGTCATGATCGTCGGGGCCGCGATGTACCAGCGCCTGCATCATGCTGGCGACATCCGACAGGTCGTTGGCGTCGATCGGGTTTCGTTTGCGCCAGACGCCGGCTATTCCGCACATGGCCTGCCGGTGAGTTCTGCCTGAGTCATGGCCTGCAATCTAGCCGGAACACAGCCGCCTGCAAGCGCTGCCTAGAACCCGTTTTCGATGCGCTCGAAGATGACGTTGGTGAAGGCCGATATCTGGCTGCCGATGAACGGACCGGTCAGCGCCACGACCAGCATGATGGCTACGATCTTGGGTACGAAGGTCAGGGTGATTTCCTGGATCTGGGTCAGGGCCTGGATCAGCGCGATGCCGATGCCGACCACCATGGCAACCAGCACCACCGGCGCGGACGCGACGAGCACCGTCCACACCGCATACTGGACGATGTCTAGGGCGTCGGCCTCGTTCATGTGAGCGCGCCTCTATGGAACTGTCTAGCTGGCCGGCTTTATCGAAACGCCCGCGCCGACCGGCACTTCGGTGCCGTTCTGCAGCACGGCGATCACGCCGTTGCTTGCAAGCCTGACCGAGGCCACGACGCCGGTCGTCTTGCCGTCGGCCGAGGTGATCGAACGGCCGATCAGGGCATCGGCCTGCGACAGCGCCGACGACTGCATGATCTGGTCGAGCTTGGTGTTGGTCTGCACCGATTGCTCGACCTGCGAGAAGGTGGCGAGTTGGGCGACGTACTGCGTCGAATCCATCGGTTTCGTCGGATCCTGGTTCTTCATCTCGGCGATCAACAGCTTCAGGAACGACTGGTAGTCGACCGCTGTCTTCGACGTCTGCTGGGTACCCTGGTTGGCGCCCGTGGGGATCGTCGTCGTCATGTCCACATTCATCAGTATTGTGCTCCCACGGCCAGCGGGCGCTTCGCACCCTGAACATCGTCATTGCCGCCAAGTGCGCGGCGTTCGAGCGGATAAAGCGCGCGGATAGCCTTCAGCGCTTCATAGATATGGTCTTCGCCGACCATGCGGTCGATCTGCTTCAGCGCGCCACTGATCTGCTCATCCTCGAAGCTTGCCAAAAGCAAGGGCAGCGAGCGGCGGAACATGGCGCGCGCCTCGATGGCGCCGGCCGGGTTCATCAGCATCACCTGCAGGATGAAATAGAGCTGCTTGAGCGGCGTCGAGGCATCGTCGGCCTGGATGACATGGTTCTCGAGCAGGAACTGTACGTCGTTCATCAGCTCGACGGTGACCTTGCGGTCGACGCGGATGACGGCGCCGTTGATGTAGATCTTCTCGTTCGGCTTCAGCGATATCTTCAGCGTGTTGGTCATTGAATGCCGTCCCGGATGATCTGGGACACTTCGATCAGCCCTTCGAAATTGTCGGTGCGGCCCTGGCGGATGTCCTCGGCCTCGCGCAGCAGCCACAGGCCGATGGAGATGAGGTTGGCGCGCAGTTCCTTGGGCAGGACATTGTCGCTGGAACCGAGATCCTCGACGAAGGTGGTCCAGACCCGGTTGGTGAAGTGCAGCGCTTCGACTGCCTCCATCGAGGTGTGGCCGACCGCCGCCGCCGCCGCCAGCATTTCGATCGAGCGGGTCAAAAGCTCCCGCTCGCGATCTTTCGCATCGGCAACGGAGTCGGTCTGGATGTCGGCGTAGGAGAATTGG
This region of Mesorhizobium sp. C432A genomic DNA includes:
- a CDS encoding extracellular solute-binding protein, translating into MLKTRHLGLGAVLALGVLATAAFAQEKPVAGEVKEGSLKGKTLTLVSYGGIYQDGQAAALKEFVEKSGVTLLNDGPTEIAKLQAQVESGNVTWDVVDTADLPPYVYCGKLFQKLDFSKLDVSKVPEGQVGECSVPAMNYGVVLMYNKEKYGDNPPKSWADFFDTAKFPGVRALDGSGDPTGGLLEQALKASGGDPKAMTVADIDKSIDVIRKLGPDTIYWKTGAESQQLAESGEADMLMMWTGRAMTAVKNGAKYAPAWQDWLVVMDQMTIPVGVKDTDAAYALLNAYLGKGAQEILAQQTSYTPINNDAQPKVDASVAAFLTNTPERQKQGYKQNIKFWVENFPVAQEKWSALMAGN
- a CDS encoding ABC transporter permease, whose protein sequence is MSASELIAQPAAHARSGRAWRPFALTAPALILLVAVIGYPLLTIVLRSLSEPEWGLQNYAWFFGAPVNLTVLQRTFVISAWVTLVCVIAAYPYAYLMTAVGPRVRLVLVLCVLIPFWVSGVVRTLSWVILLQDSGVINSLLRSVGFGAVKLIRTQTGVVIGMAQVLLPFMILPLYSVMQGIDLRLMRAAQSLGARPSRAFFTVYLPLSLPGVYAGAVIVFILSLGFYITPALLGGPRSTMLSTLVQTQVLSLLQWGRGGAMGVVLLVTTFVLLALAAPVMRSRHREAGRR
- a CDS encoding ABC transporter permease: MEMKPLTRVLLGLVCLLVAIWLVAPTLVVVPMSFNENKSLAFPPQGFSWQWYQNFATNPDWSNSFLNSLKVASIVAVLATVLGTLAAFGLDRMKARPANLLRMLMLTPMVVPGVVLAIGIYAVYLDTQLVGTLLGFVLAHTILALPFVLIAVSASLEVFDRRLEIAAASLGAGALTTFRTVTLPLIAPGVLSGLLFAFATSFDEIVVSLFITNPYLKTLPVQIFASITRDADPTVAAVGTILLFATTILIGGGMLLLGRERKGRR
- a CDS encoding ABC transporter ATP-binding protein, with the translated sequence MNPKPTSKGAAIDLEAISKAYGGFKALDGVSLRIEPGEFMTLLGPSGSGKTTTLNVIAGFTDVTSGKLLVGEKSVVGVPAHKRNIGVVFQHYALFPHMSVGRNVAYPLTLRGVDQATRQTRVARALDMVKMGDFAHRYPSELSGGQQQRVALARAIVFDPPLLLMDEPLGALDKKLREWLQLEIKRIHRELGTTFVYVTHDQEEALVLSDRIAVFNRGRIEQVGTGRQLYDEPATLFVGRFIGDSTVLRGKARSDGNSTALSIAGETVTVPRKLSGEASPVMLLRPEKLAIRRAGQSAANGANRLSGTIAEAIYLGSESKYEVKLADGSAAIVRSPLTGESFGLGDKVELCFDGSDAKLLADDASADTTLT
- a CDS encoding FAD-binding oxidoreductase; translation: MQAKRNGDISFWYADLGAVPVPRPPLPGNIEADVAIVGAGYTGLWTAYYLKKAKPSLRVVIVEREFAGFGASGRNGGWLSGGFSWSREKYLKTSSRQGVMAMEAAMAGCVDEVIRVATEEGIDADIRRVDNLTVATNAAQLERVCEECETIRSWDVDPNRVEMLDAASTRTRINIRNVMGGFVVHGQARVQPAKLVRGLADAVERLGVPIYEKTTVTSIAKGSVTTDRGTVQAETIIRATEGFTSGIPGEERTWLALNSAQIVTEPLPPDLWRDIGWEGHELLGNAAHAYCYAQRTREGRITMGGRGVPYRYGSRTDVNGQTQQATIDQLHTILTTLLPQTKGCRIDHAWCGVLGVPRDWCTTVGLDPATRIGWAGGYVGLGVSSSNLSGRTLADLVLGANTELTKLPWVNRKVRPWEPEPFRWLGVHSMYQLYRIADGREAAGLARTSKLAALADSITGH
- a CDS encoding cupin domain-containing protein; this encodes MELDLIDLSTFHDLATAEIGAFSPKPTSIEGDQVEAVRSFFQSPDGTVDIGIWECTPGRFTADRSDSSEICHIISGRVELSRIGGEVRELGPGDLLVLPQGWKGEWLIRETTRKLYMIQSAG
- a CDS encoding MFS transporter, which codes for MIDDGSDSERVSALAPFRHGIFRAVWSASLVSNFGGLIQGVGAAWMMTTIATSPYQVALVQASATLPIMLFALVAGAIADSFNRRKVMLIAQIFMLVVSALLTLFTWNGWMTPWTLLAFTFLIDSGTALNNPSWQASVGDMVPRNKLPAAVALNSLGFNLTRSVGPAIGGIIVAAAGAAAAFAANALSYIGLIIVLFRWKPELPVSTLPRETLGAAMGAGLRYVAMSPNIGKVLVRGSAFGFSAGAVLALLPLVARDVVKGDALTYGIMLGAFGIGAVGGALISVRLRQLLSSETMVRMAFAGFAVCSFNAAISLNAWQTAAGLLIGGACWVIALSHFNVTVQMSTPRWVVGRVLSVYQTATFGGIALGSWIWGVVADAHGAEAALIAAAIAMLVGGAIGLFLPLPQQTTLNLDPLNRFKEPHLGLDLKPRSGPIAIMIEYIIRDEDVPEFLATMAERGRIRRRDGARNWTLARDLENPAVWIEHYHTPTWLEYIRHNRRATHADAVVGERVRALHSGDEPPRVRRLIERPTTAGTALVSPKGPIDH
- the asnB gene encoding asparagine synthase (glutamine-hydrolyzing) — its product is MCGIAGVWRKRNPIDANDLSDVASMMQALVHRGPDDHDSWHNNRLALGHRRLTIIDPSPAAREPMLTSSGDGALVYNGEVYNYRSLRETLQAQGVVFRTICDAEVVLEALHHWGPEKAVPLFDGMFSFAYFDARSSALWLARDRLGIKPMSVADTPERILFASEDKAILACDGFPRDIDSREMTLRLAWQSRDSSYSLFDRIERLPPAGLWKITDQGIEKRRFWHVLDVLETARITGDVSSDAEHMATLEALLKDSVGLHCIADTSVATACSSGVDSGLITALAKRFRPEVHGYVVDPQLGNSEAEDAERTGRHVGVPLRRVPVDRNRFFELWPRVIWHLESDGWHSSHVALLALAERCRADGVKVLLTGEGADELFGGYPLQALSMKKWRSWSWPRRLVHSKRSLDRRFEQQRHAPYKVSAGSHSQMDRSMVLRALSPELNFLQTEIFDRLEPVMPPADRAFLGSCLYDLYSHLQDILHRHDRLSMAASVELRVPFLENRLIDFAIHLPRRQKYRDKTGKWLLRKVAEKHIPRQNVQARKIGFEMSSQFSAGTETLLRGGFLRDALKWPAANLEDMVQLARREQPSRLRLVGMELFLRLHAGGETPSTLTEALHAAARDRS
- the fliQ gene encoding flagellar biosynthesis protein FliQ: MNEADALDIVQYAVWTVLVASAPVVLVAMVVGIGIALIQALTQIQEITLTFVPKIVAIMLVVALTGPFIGSQISAFTNVIFERIENGF
- the flgD gene encoding flagellar hook assembly protein FlgD, yielding MNVDMTTTIPTGANQGTQQTSKTAVDYQSFLKLLIAEMKNQDPTKPMDSTQYVAQLATFSQVEQSVQTNTKLDQIMQSSALSQADALIGRSITSADGKTTGVVASVRLASNGVIAVLQNGTEVPVGAGVSIKPAS
- the flbT gene encoding flagellar biosynthesis repressor FlbT; protein product: MTNTLKISLKPNEKIYINGAVIRVDRKVTVELMNDVQFLLENHVIQADDASTPLKQLYFILQVMLMNPAGAIEARAMFRRSLPLLLASFEDEQISGALKQIDRMVGEDHIYEALKAIRALYPLERRALGGNDDVQGAKRPLAVGAQY
- the flaF gene encoding flagellar biosynthesis regulator FlaF, which codes for MYQFSYADIQTDSVADAKDRERELLTRSIEMLAAAAAVGHTSMEAVEALHFTNRVWTTFVEDLGSSDNVLPKELRANLISIGLWLLREAEDIRQGRTDNFEGLIEVSQIIRDGIQ